A region of the Pricia mediterranea genome:
GCGAGCATTCGAAGCATTTAATGCATTCCCAAATATAAGTCTTTTTATTACTTTTAGTAGGTGGTTACAGTCCAAAGCATCTCCAATTACGACAAACGACATCCCACGGCCATCACCATAGGCACATTTGACGGGGTGCATATCGGGCACCGTAAAATACTGGAACGGCTGATCAGAAATGCGGCTACATTGGACTTAAAATCCACGGTACTTACCTTCTTCCCACATCCCCGGATGGTGCTGCAAAAAGATATGGATATCAAACTGCTCAACACCATCGATGAAAAGACGGGAATATTGGCGGATATGGGGCTGGACCAGCTCATCATCCATCCGTTCTCGAAAGAATTTTCACGGCTTTCCGCGACCAAGTTCGTTCGCGATATTCTCGTGAACGACCTGAAAGCCAAAAAAGTCATCATTGGCTACGACCATCGTTTTGGCAGAAACCGCACCGCGGATATTACAGACCTAAAAGTCTTCGGCGGAACCTTGGGCTTTGAGGTAGAGGAAATTACGGCTCAAGAGATCGACGAGGTATCGGTCAGTTCGACCAAAATCCGAAAAGCTTTGGAAGAAGGCGACATCCCCACGGCAAATTCCTATTTGGGATATCCTTATATGCTCACCGGAATTGTGGAAAAAGGCAAAGGTTTGGGTCGTCAGATCGGATATCCGACCGCCAACCTGAACATTTCCGAAACCTATAAATTAGTGCCCAAAAATGGGGTCTATGTAGTGCAGAGCGAACTTTTCGGGCAAACTGTGCACGGCATGATGAACATCGGCAACAATCCGACCATACAAGGAAAGGGCTTCAGCATCGAGGTCAACTATTTCGATTTCGAGCAAGACCTGTACGGAAAGAATATTCAAGTGGACATTTTATATCGCATCCGGGACGAGCAGAAGTTCGATTCCTTGGAAGTCCTAAAAAGCCATCTTCAAAAAGATAAAGAAAGTGCCCTGGCCCTAATTTCGAAGTAAGGGACTGCTTTGAATTGTGTGATTAGAATTTTTATAGGTTATTTTTGATGCCATTTTAGGCAAAATTTTCTGGCATAGCCCTAGCTACGGTATAAAATTTTAACGACCAACGGCGCAAAAAGAAGCATAAAAAACTAATTGACATATTTCAAAACAGTCTCTCAAATGGTAAATCGTTTTCTCTTCACGAAAATCGATAACTCGCCCCTGATCATCTTCCGAATATTTTTCGGGATACTGGTCGCGCTCGAGTGCTACGGCGCCATGCTGACAGGCTGGATCAAAAGAACCCTGGTCGAGCCCCGGTTTACCTTTAATTTTATCGGTTTTGACTGGTTGCAGCCCTTGCCCGGCGTCGGCATGTACATCTATTTTTTCATCATGGGTACGCTAGGCGTCATGATTGCGCTGGGCTACAGATACCGGTTCAGTATCATCTCGTTCACCCTGCTGTGGACGGGGGTTTACTTGATGCAAAAGACATCGTACAACAACCACTACTACCTGCTGGTGCTCATCTCGGGATGGATGTGCTTTTTCCCGGCCCACCGGAGCCGTTCCCTAGATCTGCGGCGCCATCCTGCCCTTAAATCCGATGCCATGTACGCTTGGGTCAAATGGGCCATTATCTTTCAGCTGCTGATCGTCTACGTCTACGCTGCGATCGCCAAGGTTTACGGAGATTGGCTCGACTTCGGAATCATTAGGATATTGATGCTCGGCAAGGAGCACTATTACGTGATCGGCGAGCTGCTACAACAACCATGGATCCATAAGATTATCGGGATCGTCGGCATTCTTTTCGATCTGCTCATCGTACCGGCGCTACTTTATAAACCGACGCGCAAGTTCGCCTTTTTTGTATCCATCTTTTTCCACCTGTTCAATTCCATCGTCTTTCAGATCGGTATTTTCCCGTACCTGTCCCTCGCCTTCACGGTTTTCTTTTTCAAGCCGGAGAGCATCCGTAAAATCTTTTTTAAACGTAAAAAACCGTATCTGCCGAACAAGATGGAGGTACCCGCCTATAGTACTTTGCTCTACACGCTAGGGGGACTCTATTTTCTGGTGCAACTGGCACTCCCCCTACGGCAACATTTCATTGAAGACGAGGTGCTGTGGACGGAGGAAGGTCACCGGCTCAGTTGGCGGATGATGCTCCGCAGCCGCAGCGGCACGCTCCAGTTCAAGGTCGTGGAAAAAAGTAGCGAAAACTCCAAAATCGTGAATCTGGACGACTATCTAAGCAAGAAACAAAAACGCCGCATTGCCGCCTACCCCGATTTTATCTGGCAGTTCGCCCAGTACCTGAAAAAGGAGTATGCGGCCCAAGGTACCGATATCTCCGTTTATGCCGTCAACTCGAAGGTCAGCATCAACGGTCGCCCTATGCGCGCCTTTATCGATCCTAAAGTCGATCTGGCCGTGGCGAAATGGGATTATTTTTGGCACAACGAATGGATACTGCCGAGTCCCAATTTCAAGTCCCGACCATCACCGGACCTTCACCCAAGAATAAAATGACAGGACAGCCTCCGAAAATTAGCATCATTATCCCAACTTTGAACGAGGCCCGCCGTATCGTACCGCTACTCGCGCATGTACGGGATAACGGTTCACCGGAAAACATTTTGGAAATCTTGGTCATAGACGGGGGCAGTACCGACGGTACGGTGGCAATGGCTTCGGATTTCGGTGCGAAGGTGTATTCCTCGGGAAGAGGAAGGGCCAGGCAAATGAACTTCGGAGCGGGGAGGGCAAGGGGCGAAATCCTCTATTTTTTGCATGCCGACACCATGCCGCCCAAGGGTTTCGATCGGCTTATTGTCGAAGCCGTCGGCAACGGCGACAAGGTCGGATGTTTCCGACTGCAGTTCGACACGCCGAACCGATTTTTGTCATTTTTTGCGTGGTTTTCCAGGTTCAACCATCCCCTCTGCCGGGGAGGCGACCAATCGCTCTACATCACCGGGCAACTTTTTGACAAGACCAGAGGATTTAACGAAGATTATGTTGTTTACGAAGACGTTGAGTTTATCGGTCGCCTGTACCAAAATTCCAAGTTCAAAATACTGCCGGGGCAGGTCGTGACCTCCACACGGAAGTACGAACAAAATGGTACGATCAAGCTGCAATACCACTTCGGGGTCATCCACCTTAAACATTTTCTCGGTGCGGGGCCGAAAGCACTTTATGACTATTACAAACGCAACATTATAGCGTAAATTGAGCGTGAATTCGAAGCTGTGCAATCCATAGCGTCTCCAGTCATCTTCCTTCATAATCCAACAAAATCCCTTCGGCGATCCATTTCGCGAGGGCCTGCCGATTTTGATGCACTAGAATACGTCGTTGGTCCTTTTTGTTGCGGATATTCCCCACCTCGATAAAGGTCATCGCAGGATGGGTCTTTTTGACCAGATACAAGGAGGTCCGGTCTTGAAAAGTACCCGAATAGACCCGGTTGGGCTGGTACTTCTTGTAATTCTTTCGGAAGGTGTTGTGGATGCTCTCCGCCAATCTTTTCCCGTTTTTGCTCTTTTCGTGATGGTAGAAAAAAACATCGATATTCTGGCCGACGCTACGGCTGTCGATATGGGTGACGATCAGACGTTGATATTGGCCGCGATGTCTATTGTAGAGCCCGTTCACGATATCGACCCGCTGTTTCAGGCGCTTTACCTGGTTCAAAGGGATGGGCTTGTTCAGATAGGCCACCTCGTCATGGTCCATTTTTAAGATACGCTCATCGCGAATACCGTCATTTTCGTCCCGGATGATCACGTAAACCATGGCCCCGTGGGAGATGAGCTCCCGGGTCAAACGCAGGGTAATGTCATAGGCGTACTCGTCTTCGCTGATGGTCTTGCCCGCATATTCGGCCATGGCACCGGGATCGGGACCGCCGTGACCCGACACCAGATAATAGACCGTACCGGCGAGCCTATCGCTTTTCATAAGCACCGTGGAATGCTTCTCGCCTAAAATAGGAATCTCTCGGGTCTTGATATCTTTTACCTCGGATGCCTTTCTTTGGATGGAATCGACAACTGCCACATGTGCATCCGCAGCAGGAATGCGATATTCCCGGCCGGCATATAGGTGGATGCTATCGCGAAGATTATCCACGTTCATGGCAATAAAATCATCGTAGTGGGCGTAGGGATCCACTCCCTGCTTTCGCAAAAGTGACAGGATGCCATCGCCTTCTTTGGCCACCACGGTCTGTAAGGTATCTTGTGGAAAAAATAGCGATGGCATGCCCATGAGCAGCATCGGGATGCACATTTTGCAAATTTGAAAAAAAGAATCCAACTTCATCAAAAAGCGTACATTTCAAGAGTAAAGGATTTCCAAGCCCAGAGACGCACTCCAGTCCCTTTTTTCGGGCTCAGCCCACCCTGGGGAATTCAACCCACTGCGATAAAAATCAAAAACAATGCCTAAAGTTGAGCCAATCCGTTACAAAATTAAAGAACGCTTGCTTAATTTTGCAGGCACTACTAGAATTTAGTTAACGAGGTAGTTAACATAGTGGCTAAGGGTTTGGGATTTGGGGTTTAGGACTTAGGACTAAATAGATTTTGCACTGCTTGCGCACAAGGTATGTGCCGCGTTTTGTCCCTTCATTTCAATAAAATATACTACATGGGCGCTTTTAATTTTCAAAGAATAATGAAGTATTACATCTCCGTCCTGTGCCTGGTCGCTTCAATTGGTATCGCCTCCTGTGGCAGCGAAAAAAACAAGGAGACTTCGTCCTCCCAAGAAATAGAAAGCATCGCCAATCCAAAGAATACACCCTTGGAAACTGCCCCTATGGACAAAGCGGATAGCCTGGTTGCAGCAACCATTGCGGCACACGGTGGCAAACGCTACGATACGGCCCATTACGGATTTCGGTTCAGGGACAAGAAGTACACCTTTCACAACACCAACTCCGGCTTCACCTATACCGTGACCGGTCACAAAGAGGGAAAAACAATCAAGGACATCCTTCAAAATGGGACATTGACCCGCATGGTTGACGGAGATACCGTACAGCTATCCCCCAAGGATGTCGCAAAATATACCGAGGCCCTGAATTCCGTAGTGTATTTCGCCACCTTGCCCCACAAATTGAAAGACCCGGCGGTCAATGCATCCTACGAGGGACTCACAACGATCAAGGGGAAGGACTATCAGATATTGGCCATATCCTTTGATCAGAAAGACGGGGGGGTTGACCATGAAGATCATTTTATGTATTGGGTCCATCCACAGACGAAAATAATCGACTATATGGCCTACGATTATGAGACCAATGATGGCGGGGTGCGGTTCCGAAGCGCTTACGACCCGCAAACGGTCGGAGGCATACGGTTTCAGGATTACGTGAACTACGAAGCCCCGGTCGGCACGCCCTTGAAAGAATTGCCCGCACTCTATGAGGCCGGAAAGCTGAAGGAACTATCCAGAATCGAGACGGAGGAAGTGACGGTATTGGAAGAATAAACTGCCCCCGTCGGGCAAGCTGTCCGAACATCGGCCCCTAAAGTTCGGGCAGACCGCTTGAATCATTCTTTCGAAAAGGTTGTAAGCTTCAGGATTTCTTTATCTTGGCTTGGCCCATCATCTAATAACGATATGCCCCACTGATCGATTAATCGGAATATCTGGTCGAGCGCAGTCAAGACCGATTTTGAAAGTCGGGATATCGTTTCTTGCGATTTTTAGTATCTTCGGGGAACTAAAACCAGCCCATGCCGCTCGCCATAGTCATTGCAGGAATCATCCTGCTTTTTATCCTGATCGCCCATTTTAAGCTCAATGCATTTATCTCTTTTATCATCGTATCCCTTTTGGTGGGCGTCGCGGAAGGGATGGATTTCCTGACCGCCATCCAATCCATCCAAAACGGTATAGGCAACACCCTGGGCTATCTGATATTAATCTTGGGCTTGGGGGCCATGTTGGGCAAACTGGTGGCCGATAGCGGTGCCGCCCAGCGTATCACCACACAACTGGTGGATAAATTCGGGAAAAAGAACATTCAGTGGGCCGTGGTGCTGACCGGTTTTATCGTGGGGATCCCCATGTTCTACACGGTCGGGTTCGTAATTTTGGTGCCCCTGGTATTTACCGTAGCGGCCGCTACGGGGCTTAACCTGATCTACGTCGGACTTCCGATGTTGGCCTCGCTCTCGGTTACCCACGGCTACCTGCCCCCCCACCCCGCCCCCACTGGTATCGCGATTATGTTCGACGCCAATATTGGCAAGACCCTGTTGTACGGGATAGTCATCGCCATTCCCGCCATTATCGTTGCCGGCCCCCTTTTTTCCCGCACCATCAAAAACGTAAACGCTACCCCTTTAAAGGAGTTTATGAATCCGAAAGTGCTTACGGATGAGGAGATGCCGGGTACGCCGATCAGCATCTTTACCGCTTTGTTGCCGGTCGTGTTAATCGGTCTGGCATCGCTTGTAGCCTTGGTGCTTCCCGAAGAAAATATCGTCCGGAAAATTACCGATGTATTGGGCGACCCGGTCATGGCCATGCTGATTTCCGTGTTGGTCGCAATCTATACACTGGGACTCGCCCGCGGTAGAGAAATGAAGGACGTGATGGAGTCCGTGGCCAGTGCAGTATCGGGCATTACCATGGTACTACTTATTATCGCCGGTGCCGGTGCCCTAAAGGAAGTGCTTATCGACAGCGGGGTAAGCGAATATATCGGGAACATGCTCAAGGGTTCGACCATTTCGCCCTTGGTCCTGGCCTGGCTTATTGCGACCGTGATTCGGGTCTGCGTAGGATCGGCCACGGTAGCGGGCCTTACCGCGGCAGGCATCGCCCTGCCCCTGATCGCCAATACCGGGGTCAGCCCCGAACTGATGGTATTGGCCATCGGCTCTGGCAGTTTGATGTTATCCC
Encoded here:
- a CDS encoding bifunctional riboflavin kinase/FAD synthetase — translated: MVTVQSISNYDKRHPTAITIGTFDGVHIGHRKILERLIRNAATLDLKSTVLTFFPHPRMVLQKDMDIKLLNTIDEKTGILADMGLDQLIIHPFSKEFSRLSATKFVRDILVNDLKAKKVIIGYDHRFGRNRTADITDLKVFGGTLGFEVEEITAQEIDEVSVSSTKIRKALEEGDIPTANSYLGYPYMLTGIVEKGKGLGRQIGYPTANLNISETYKLVPKNGVYVVQSELFGQTVHGMMNIGNNPTIQGKGFSIEVNYFDFEQDLYGKNIQVDILYRIRDEQKFDSLEVLKSHLQKDKESALALISK
- a CDS encoding HTTM domain-containing protein, with translation MVNRFLFTKIDNSPLIIFRIFFGILVALECYGAMLTGWIKRTLVEPRFTFNFIGFDWLQPLPGVGMYIYFFIMGTLGVMIALGYRYRFSIISFTLLWTGVYLMQKTSYNNHYYLLVLISGWMCFFPAHRSRSLDLRRHPALKSDAMYAWVKWAIIFQLLIVYVYAAIAKVYGDWLDFGIIRILMLGKEHYYVIGELLQQPWIHKIIGIVGILFDLLIVPALLYKPTRKFAFFVSIFFHLFNSIVFQIGIFPYLSLAFTVFFFKPESIRKIFFKRKKPYLPNKMEVPAYSTLLYTLGGLYFLVQLALPLRQHFIEDEVLWTEEGHRLSWRMMLRSRSGTLQFKVVEKSSENSKIVNLDDYLSKKQKRRIAAYPDFIWQFAQYLKKEYAAQGTDISVYAVNSKVSINGRPMRAFIDPKVDLAVAKWDYFWHNEWILPSPNFKSRPSPDLHPRIK
- a CDS encoding TIGR04283 family arsenosugar biosynthesis glycosyltransferase, which produces MTGQPPKISIIIPTLNEARRIVPLLAHVRDNGSPENILEILVIDGGSTDGTVAMASDFGAKVYSSGRGRARQMNFGAGRARGEILYFLHADTMPPKGFDRLIVEAVGNGDKVGCFRLQFDTPNRFLSFFAWFSRFNHPLCRGGDQSLYITGQLFDKTRGFNEDYVVYEDVEFIGRLYQNSKFKILPGQVVTSTRKYEQNGTIKLQYHFGVIHLKHFLGAGPKALYDYYKRNIIA
- a CDS encoding N-acetylmuramoyl-L-alanine amidase family protein; amino-acid sequence: MCIPMLLMGMPSLFFPQDTLQTVVAKEGDGILSLLRKQGVDPYAHYDDFIAMNVDNLRDSIHLYAGREYRIPAADAHVAVVDSIQRKASEVKDIKTREIPILGEKHSTVLMKSDRLAGTVYYLVSGHGGPDPGAMAEYAGKTISEDEYAYDITLRLTRELISHGAMVYVIIRDENDGIRDERILKMDHDEVAYLNKPIPLNQVKRLKQRVDIVNGLYNRHRGQYQRLIVTHIDSRSVGQNIDVFFYHHEKSKNGKRLAESIHNTFRKNYKKYQPNRVYSGTFQDRTSLYLVKKTHPAMTFIEVGNIRNKKDQRRILVHQNRQALAKWIAEGILLDYEGR
- a CDS encoding DUF6503 family protein, whose amino-acid sequence is MKYYISVLCLVASIGIASCGSEKNKETSSSQEIESIANPKNTPLETAPMDKADSLVAATIAAHGGKRYDTAHYGFRFRDKKYTFHNTNSGFTYTVTGHKEGKTIKDILQNGTLTRMVDGDTVQLSPKDVAKYTEALNSVVYFATLPHKLKDPAVNASYEGLTTIKGKDYQILAISFDQKDGGVDHEDHFMYWVHPQTKIIDYMAYDYETNDGGVRFRSAYDPQTVGGIRFQDYVNYEAPVGTPLKELPALYEAGKLKELSRIETEEVTVLEE
- a CDS encoding gluconate:H+ symporter; the protein is MPLAIVIAGIILLFILIAHFKLNAFISFIIVSLLVGVAEGMDFLTAIQSIQNGIGNTLGYLILILGLGAMLGKLVADSGAAQRITTQLVDKFGKKNIQWAVVLTGFIVGIPMFYTVGFVILVPLVFTVAAATGLNLIYVGLPMLASLSVTHGYLPPHPAPTGIAIMFDANIGKTLLYGIVIAIPAIIVAGPLFSRTIKNVNATPLKEFMNPKVLTDEEMPGTPISIFTALLPVVLIGLASLVALVLPEENIVRKITDVLGDPVMAMLISVLVAIYTLGLARGREMKDVMESVASAVSGITMVLLIIAGAGALKEVLIDSGVSEYIGNMLKGSTISPLVLAWLIATVIRVCVGSATVAGLTAAGIALPLIANTGVSPELMVLAIGSGSLMLSHVNDGGFWLYKEYFNLSIKDTLRTWTVMETTVGVMGLIGVLVLEQFVG